CGGCGAATCCGGCAAGGGACTTGGAATTGTCCTTAATCAGGGGAAAATCAAAAAAGCCATCGGCTCCTATTTCACGAGCAATCGAGATGTCGGAGAGAAATTCTTGAAGGGAGAATTAGAGGTCGAGCTTCTTCCGCAGGGCACCTTATCTGAATCGATCCGTGCCGGCGGCGCCGGACTGGGCGGCTACTATACTCCGACAGCGGTAGGCACGAAGCTCGCAGAAGGAAAGGAAGAACGGATCATTGATGGCAAACACTATATCTTCGAAAAGGCTCTTCGCGGGGATATCGCCTTCATCCGTGCTCATAAGGCTGACACGCTCGGTAACCTGACCTATTATAAAACCGCCCGCAATTTTAATCCGATCATGGCCACGGCTGCCAAGTATGTCATCGCCGAGGTGGATGAAATGGTGCCTGCTGGGGTTCTTGACCCAGAAGCCATCATCACCCCTCACCTTTATGTGGATGCGAT
This genomic window from Pradoshia eiseniae contains:
- a CDS encoding CoA transferase subunit A, with translation MSKLNLSAKEALKPLQSGQTILVGGFGLIGAPLTLINELTKTNVQNLTIISNNLGESGKGLGIVLNQGKIKKAIGSYFTSNRDVGEKFLKGELEVELLPQGTLSESIRAGGAGLGGYYTPTAVGTKLAEGKEERIIDGKHYIFEKALRGDIAFIRAHKADTLGNLTYYKTARNFNPIMATAAKYVIAEVDEMVPAGVLDPEAIITPHLYVDAIILARHILTKEGVMIK